The Opitutus sp. ER46 DNA window CGGGCTGGCGAAGACGTACCTCAGCGGCACGCAGCGTCTGCACGTGCTGCAAGCCGTCGACCTCGACGTCGCGGCGGGCCAGAGCGTCTCGATCCGCGGCGAATCGGGCTCGGGCAAGTCCACGCTGCTCAACCTTCTCTCGGGGCTCGATGCGCCCGACGTCGGCACCCTCACCTGGGCCGGCCAGCCGCCGAGCGTCGATCGCCGCGCGACGTACCTCGGGATGGTGTTCCAGTCCTTCTACCTGATCCCGGAACTCGACGCCCGGCAGAACGTGCTGATGGCGGCGCGCATGATCGGCATCCCGCGCGCGCGCGACCTCGCCCGTGCCAACGACCTCCTCGCGCGCGTCGGACTCGCCGGCCGCGCGCACCACCTGCCGGCGCAGTTGTCGGGCGGCGAACGTCAGCGCGTCGCGGTGGCGCGCGCGCTCATGAACACGCCGCAGCTCCTCCTGGCGGACGAGCCGACGGGCAATCTCGATGAGCACACGGGCGACGCGGTGATCGATCTCCTGGTCGGGCTTTGCCGCGAAACGCAGACGGCGCTGGTGCTCGTCACGCACAACGCCGCGCACGCCGCGAAGACCGATCGCCAGCTCTTCCTCCACGACGGCGTCCTGCGCGAACTCAGCTCGGGCAAGGCCTGAGCTGCGGGGGCGCGGTGACGCGTTGCCGCGTTGATCCGCACCGTCGGGGCCGCCTCGGCTCGCCGAGTATCTGGACATTATTCCGGCAGTATCCGGACATTATCGGCGAGTATCTGGACATTATCCCGTTATTTGCTGATGAACGGGTCATTATAATTGTTGCCCTCGGCACCTCGGTGTCCTGCGGACGCGTCCCGGGCCGGGCCACCGGCCGTCGGCGGGGCGGTTTGTCGGCGCGGGGAGCGGGCCGGTTTTTCGTGTCGCGGTCGAAGCCGCCGCCGCTACGGTCGCGCGTCATGGCTTCGACGAAGATTCAATGCGGTGTCGCCGGCGTGGGTTCGCTGGGGCAGCACCATGCGCGCATCTATGCCTCGCTTCCCGGCGCGGAGCTGGCGGGCATCTTCGAGACGAGCGACGCCCGGGCGGCGGAGATTTGCGCCCGCCACAACTGCCGGCGGTTCGCGACGCTCGAGGAGCTCGGCGACGCGTGCGACGCGGTGTCGATCGTCGTGCCGACAGACCGCCACGAGCAGGTGGCGCTGCCGCTGCTGGCGCGCGGCTGCCATCTCTTGATCGAGAAACCGCTCTGCGCCTCGCTGGCCGAAGCAGAGCGCGTGCTCGCCGCGGCGCGCGACCGCAACCTGCTCGTGCAGGTGGGGCATATCGAGCACTTCAACCCGGTGATGAGCTTCCTGGAGAAGGAGATCGACGAGCCCCGCTACATCACGGCCGAGCGCCTCGCGCCCTACCAGCCGCGCGGCACGGAGGTGGGTGTCGTGCTCGACCTGATGATTCACGACATCGGGATCGTGCTGGCGCTGGT harbors:
- a CDS encoding Gfo/Idh/MocA family oxidoreductase produces the protein MASTKIQCGVAGVGSLGQHHARIYASLPGAELAGIFETSDARAAEICARHNCRRFATLEELGDACDAVSIVVPTDRHEQVALPLLARGCHLLIEKPLCASLAEAERVLAAARDRNLLVQVGHIEHFNPVMSFLEKEIDEPRYITAERLAPYQPRGTEVGVVLDLMIHDIGIVLALVKSPIAKIDSVGVAVLSKSEDIANARIQFQNGCVANLSASRMSLKKAREIRIFQGDAYLSLDFMNQAGHLVKKSDIIAYGLKMKIGLVKPGDLSAIPVREIPIEKGEPLALELASFVESVTKLKQPKVGAALGKSALEVAITITDQIRSAWK
- a CDS encoding ABC transporter ATP-binding protein yields the protein MTSGSPSSAAAPAAILTARGLAKTYLSGTQRLHVLQAVDLDVAAGQSVSIRGESGSGKSTLLNLLSGLDAPDVGTLTWAGQPPSVDRRATYLGMVFQSFYLIPELDARQNVLMAARMIGIPRARDLARANDLLARVGLAGRAHHLPAQLSGGERQRVAVARALMNTPQLLLADEPTGNLDEHTGDAVIDLLVGLCRETQTALVLVTHNAAHAAKTDRQLFLHDGVLRELSSGKA